TTTTCAATCAGTAATTATCTGGGTATAAATATTTatacaataatttttatatttttgtgtatattttattttactgTAAAAAAAAAGTACATcttcattattttttataaaaaagatGACGTAATTTTTTGACAGataaatctatatatatatatagagagagagagagagtattgCTTTGGGTGATGGATGGATGTGAAAGAGTTGATGTTGAAGTGACCTAGAATTGGACTGACTATATATGGATGGCTCTAGGGGTGTATGTGTATAATAATTTAGTGttctcatgtattttcaatgaccAAGCAAATTCCAATCCAGTCTAAGCTAACGAAAAATGTTGTTTTTCTTGGAAAAGAAAACAAGACCAAGGGAATAAGCTTTAACGATTACATGCATATGTAATAGattacttataaattaattagcTATTGGGCAGAGCACATCTATAATTTGCAGATTCGATCTCACATAAGATCAATTCCTCCGTGCCATTACGTTTTTAGCATGCAAAAGATTTTAGAATATTAGAGGCGCAACTGAGAGATTGAGTTTGTTACTTTGTTTACATGTTACCAAACCAACAGCAGATATGGGAACTGCTCAACTGCATATATGTGTACCATAAAGCTTGCAAGTTTCTTCTCTGCAGGCAGAGGCAGCCTGATCATAAATTATATCCGACTATATAGATCAACAGTAAAAAATACTTGTGACCAGCAACAACGATTATTAGAAAACCTGCAGGGCAgacattttttatattttcttttctttttctttccggcATGGCTTACATGAATCTCATGAAAACTATGGGACTGACCATAGTACATAAAACTGTCAGCCATAATACACAATTGGATGAGCCCAGCAAAGCAAACCCACCCTCCCTAGCTAGGCAACTTTATAACCCTTAGCATTATGATTCAAAATCCTAGTGAAATTTAAAGAAACATTTTCTTAATTTGAATGGGAGaatttattttagtgttattcctaaattaagtaggattcctaattagattatgattgagagaattaacactataaatagaagaATAGTGAAAAAGTTTATTTAGTTTTCAACTCATGGAGTGAGACTGTtgcccattgtagagaggggcttTGCTAATTGCTAAGGATTTGATcctgcccattgatgaggggcactTACCCATTGTAGTGGAGAGAGACTTCAGCTTAAGGTAgagtaaggacatagaattcaagatgAAGGGATTATTATttattggtgagagggctcttgcccatatagttcaAGGCACCATTTATGATGTagtattgtaatagtaaatatattgagttatgtctagaggagattgagaatgactaattaatatatttagtatGAGTAGTTTGATATAGTATGGGTTCTCTCAGATGTAATTGGGTTGATAGATAGTATTgggttgatttatttatttattgacagTGAAATATGGCATGCCCGTGGATGTaaccctatgttgagagggtgaaccacgtaaatattggtgttttgtatgtttgctttattttctttatagTTTATACGTTTCGCGGTGCACAACAAATTGATATCAGAGCATGGGGATGATCTTAGTGAGTTTGATTGAAGGCAGGGCTATGCGACATGTAAAAGTCTAATTAAAgtggagctcttgatgcaaaaATCAAGAATATTGATAACgcaaaaattttttaaagaaagaagcaagttacacccaagatgaagGTTGGAGGGATTgatgatttgaagggttcaagctcaagTATGGAGATATGATGATTAAAGATACCCAAGAATTCGAGGTATGCAATGGTTGATAGATTTTGAGTCAAGATGcagattgttagaattatgactcaaaatcttaATGGGATTTAAAGAAACCTTTTTCCTAATTTGAAtaggagaaatattcctcaataggatagaggaatatttTTTGTGTAaagtaaaactcttattttagtgttattcctaaattaagtGTAACTTCTCATGGAGTGTGGCTATTGCCTATTGTAGAGAGGGGCCTTaccaattgctgaggatttgaCTCTGCTCATTGACGAGGGACACTTGCCCATTGCAGTGGAAAAAAGTTTCTGCTTAAAGTGGAGTAAGGATATATAATTCAAGATAAATGAATTATTATtcattggtgagagggctcttgttcatatagttgaaggcaccctTTATGGTGTAGTGTTATAattgtaaatatattaaattatgtctagaggagactgagagggactaactaatatatttactatgagcagtttgatgttATATGGGTTCTCTTGGGTATAATTGAATTTATGAATAGTATAATTTTGAGCTTGtaattaatgatttattatttttGATAGTGAAAAATAATATACCCGTGTATGTAACCTTATGTGAAGagaataaatcatgtaaatattgatattttgtgtatttattttatttttttataatttacacATTTCTATATTGCACAACAATAACTAACAAAATTATCGGAAGCCCAATCCCAAACAAAATGCAAATAATAACATTAACATGATCAtgaagaaaagaaaacatttttctTGAAACAAACACATGGAACTAAACTCAAATGCACCCAAGGATCCCCCTCTCCTTTATGGTTTTCTTTTTCGTATGTCTATTATTGTTAGGGTAATATTACATGTAGGGGAGAGGGGGGCTGCCTATAAGTTGTCTCTGAAACTTTTGCATAGCTATCATCACTGAATATCTGGTGCATAGGCGAAAAAGCAAGAAAGaggaaagagaagagaagagagagagagaaacagtACTGTATAGTAATAGTATGTCCAGGGGAGAAAAGTAATGTACaaagaagaaaagagagaaacCCAGATTGCCGATGAGGGGAGCCTAATCCAGTGAAAATCTAAGTGGTGGTCTGCAAACGGGCAGCATTTAATTACCTTTGGCCATAAATAGGGGAGGCTGCTGCTGCCCCTGCTTGCCTCCACCGCCTTTTGACTCGAATCTAGTAGCCCTCCTCATGTCTCCTTTCAACTCACTGTGTCCTTCCCTGTCCTAATAGGACAACAAAATCCCACAGTTGGAAACAACAATTACTCAACTCCCAGTTTGGTTTATCACCATCTTTTGTTCCACATCACACGGTAGCCCATCCCCTTTCTGATCAAGAATTATGAAAGAACCACTGTAGACTTTAGTACTTTCTTCTTCTTGATTATGTTTTTGCTAGTAGTGGTTTTCAAATTCTTAGGGAGGGCAGTTGTCCCGGAATTCTATCCAACCGACTCCCAACCTTTTTAATTTTTTCCGATTCTGTTCCAACCTAATATAATGAGGATAGGTAGGGAGAATGTCTCCCtgcatgtaaatattataattttaacaattatatttaaaaattatatttcgaataaataaaattacattatataataataataataataataaattttcgcGAGAAAACCCGTCTTATCTTGCTCCTAGTCAGAATATCCTCTGCTAAACTTTAAACTCTTGTGAAACAGGAATAGGGAAGCAATCCATGCCCCTCACCCGTCTGTTGCCATTCGTACAAAGTCATCATGAAAATTCTCGCACTGGGCACTTGGTTCTGTATGGTACAACTCTCGATGAACCAGTGACAGAACACACATCTCCAAGGCACTACCACCACCTCAAGAAACTTTACTACTATCTTTATCTGCGCCTTCGATTCAGTTTTGGTGACTACTGAGAAGTTCATTACTGAAAAAGGTCTTGGAAAACGCAGATTGTTCTTTGTATTCAGAAACGCGGTCGTTTTGCACTCTATTAGTAACATTTTATTGAAAGATTTTTTTGGTTCTGTTCTTGACTTCCAAGAAATCCATTATGCAATCGAAAATTAGGAAATTTCTGGCACAAGTAGACGAAATTGCAGGAACAAGATTGCAAATTTTGCCTCTGAGAAAGTAAGTTGCAATAGCTGTTTCATGAAATACTATATTCTACAGCGCCAATAGAAGAAATATACTTCCTTTGTAAGAAATAGTTAATGTGCGACAATTTTTGCAATATAATTTAAATAGCTAATACATGCAGATGTACATTAATTATGGTAACAGAAATGTAGAACACTTAATGATCACAGCAAAGATAGAACTTGGAACCATCAAAACATTATACAGTGCTAATACAGCCTTTTATTGTCATCTCTAACGGACGTGTAAAAAAGCAAGAACAAGAAACACATATATCCAATTTCACAAGGCTGCAACTGAGAAAACAAGGTGCTGCTTGACATGTAAGCGTCATCCATTTTGTTTAAACTGACTATGGATCCGTCAGCCTAGATCAGGATGCATAGAGAGGCTCTGGCTCCACTTTTCGTCTGATCCTGAAGAAGATTTGAAGTAAAATACAGTAAGTGTTAGCACAAAAGCAATGGACAGGTTGGGAGGAGCTGAAACGCCATACTCTCATAGAATTCAAAAGCACAAGACAAgcaccaaaaaaaaaattttgaatgcaaataaAAGGAAGTGGGAAGCTATTCCTGCCCCACACCAACTGGCCACAGGGGTCGTCAATGCTTGATTTCTTTACCTTCTTTTGCATTATCCAattgaaaattatattaaaataggaCTTGTATTATGATAAGGAATCTTTCAACTCTAAATCTAATGTCTATATTATAATAAGCAAATTTCTCCAAGAAATCAAAGTATAAATGCCACTAATCTTAGCACAACTCATCCTTAACATGTTTCCAGAGAACaacaaaaaaaacaaaatttCTATGAGCCTACAACTGAATGAAGGGTGGTTATTCACACCAAACGACTTAAACCTTATGCAGACATCAATACAGAAATTTGAAGGAACAATTTATTCCTTGGATATGTTACATATTACGTAACATTAGAAGGAACAACTTATTTCCTTGGAACATCAGGAAAAGAAGTTTGTTTTCAtgttcttctcttttcttcagcAAGGAAAGAATGTTATTAACAAAACAGTTTAGCTTGTGTTTGGATTTAGATTTAAAATTTGAATGTCAAAtatcataaattcaaaaatttcttgTTTGCTTAATGAAAAGAATTTCAAGTCCTGAATTTATTGTTTTTTGTTGGGATGAATTTGAATTTCAAATAACAGTTAATATTATTATTTCAAATACTTAATTTTTTGAATCTTAATATTCATCTTGAATCTTATTGAAATTcaaattcatatttttataaaCCTCCCAAACAAGGTATGTAATCCAAATCCAAGTTCATGAATCCAAATGCAGTGTTAATTCATTTCTTTCAAACACATTTGCCCTTGAGGTAAGCCCTTGGGGTAGCACTTATTTATCTTTCAAGTAGCTGTTATAACTGCAAAATGAGATTTTCAATCATGATAAGAGACTATCCGTTTTGCAGCCATCCAAGTTCCAGACCACAAGCATATGCATATGCAACACTGTAGGCAGAAAAATCATAACAATGGTAGTATGCATGCCAGCAACAACAATGAAACCAATAAAAATCAGACAAATTTTTTGTAAAATGTGAAACAAAGATTACTTGCAGGCAAAACTTAAAGACAAGTTAATATTCTATCTAGTAATAACAAGCATACGACAACTCAGTTCTTTGAAAACATGAAGAGTAGAAAAAAAGTTAAGGAATATTTTAAAGATAAATTGACATGATAAAAGTAAAATGAAATGACAAGCACAAAATTCAGCTTGCTCAGATGTTATGGTTCATAACTTTCAGTTTAAAATAAGAAGCCGTGATGAATAAGGAAAAGGTAAATCATGCTTCTCCACTCACCAATTATCTTGTGCCCATTTACAGCCATCAGTATCCACCACATGCAAGCTGTATGCATGCCTTGATTTTGGAGACTGGTTCTCAAAACTGCAGCCAAAGCatacaaagaaaaatcaaaaggtGAATTTGGAAGTCATCAGCCGTTGAGAAATATAAAATTTCTTTGTCCAAGGAATGGAAAATGAGAATGCAGTAATTTCAAACTTATACCTTTGATGAATAAGATCACCATGAATGATGACCAAAGAACCAGCTTTTACTTCAATAGGCACAAAATCCTTTTGGTCATAAGAAGGGAAAGGCCGATCAAAATACACCCCTTGTTCACCTCTAAGAAACCTTCTGACCAGACCATCTGAGAACACCACAAAAGGAGAGGTAACTAGACTAAGCAATTCTATTGGATTATTctgtttataaaaaaattaaattaagtagAAGAAAGATACTTTTATGAGATCCAGGAATGGCCCAGAGGCAACCATTTTGTATTGTTGCATCTTCCAAGGCCAGCCACAGCCCTGTGCAAGTTGTTGGCTCAGTATACAGAAATGAGTTGTCCTGGTGAGGCACTACTTCACCTCCAATACCTGGTTGCTGTAAATAAAGGTCTCATAGATTAGCAAAATGCAACAAATCATAGTTGAATATGTTAATTCCCCCCAAAAAAGGGGGATCCTTAGCTTCAGAAGCAACACGAAGATAAAAATTCATTTTGAATCCTCCAAGTTTACCGCATAATCTATACAAGGTTTCCGAACTATTTTGTTTCTTTTAGGGTCAGAAATATCCTAAATTACTATATCTTATAATCTCCACATACAATGATTATGCAACGTAGCATAGCATATACAAGATAAATCCATCCATTTAAGGTTGGCATTAAATTGAAATATACACAGAAAGATGATATATATCTCAACTTCTTTTTGAGGCACCCCAGTTGGATTAGTCTACATATCCTAACCCACAAGCCGTCCCACCAAGTCCAATGCATCTTACATTGATCTAGAGGTTTATTCTAAAAGATATCTGCAAAAATCTGCAATGATCATTCCTGCCCATGTTATATACAAAATTATTGCCATAAAATCAAAATCTGTCTGCCATATGTGTTTTCTTAATAGAAATCTGCCAAGCTTGTAATGTAACAAGTTCATGATCATCTAAAATTAAAACAAAGGTCAACAAATAGTAAGCTTTCTGTTCCCTTAAGCTTTTCCACAGTTTATCTCAACTGAACAAGCAGCCAAGAATCTCATGAACTAAAATTATAACTGTTAACATACCTTAAATATGTACATAGACTGAATAACCACTGGCCTCTTGTAACCCAAGGAAAGTAGCATACTTGAAAATTTCTCAGAGCTAGAGAAGTTTTTGAACACTGGGTCATGCTCATGTAATGCTGCATAAGTATACCACATTTATCGTGAAAATTAACCCCCACAGAAAACTGCATATCACAGTTGTGACTGCAATTGTCGTGAAATAAACCCAGTTTCATAATTATTTTCTGACATTAAGAAATATTATTGCAGTTTCAACAGCATACCATGGCCAACTTTGTTAATAGAGAGCTCCTTTGGTTGCTGCAAGTTTCCATCCTCTCCAAATGCTTTCTCTGCCAAATATTACAATTGCCAATTGTCAGCTGACCAAACTAACCATTATCTCCCAAAAGCACCAAGAATTAACTGAAGATACTAGAAAACTAATGTGCTATGTAATAAAGTAGAAGTCCTCCAGATCAGGAAGGCAAAAATTTAACATAATCTCCTCTCACCAGTAAACATTAAACATAAACCTTCACAATCATGCTGAGTTGAACCCCAAAAGAAACTGAATCTCCATCAATTAGTAGGTCCCACaaagtaattaaaaatatcaGAGTCGCAGAGGCTCAAAAATAAAGAATTCAGTCTTACAAACTAGAGAattctttattaattttattattagtaTAATATTATTACTCAACCCAAACCCAAATTAGACATGTTTTTTAAGGGGAGGAAATAAGGAGCTTATAATCATTACAAGTGGGAAATCGAATTTGAAAGACTAATTATAAATGAGATATAATGTGAAAGTGTGTTTTCATGCCATTGTCTAAACAGACTATACACGTAATAACTTTTTAAGTGAAGCCCAACAACTATTTGTTCCTTATACTACGAAAAGTAAAAAGTTCTACTACCCAAAATAAAAAATGGTAAATCCAATCATAAAAGGGTTGCATCCCAACAAAGCAGAAATTAACTTTAAACAAAACCAAAAGACGTAGAATTTCAATACCttcgaaaaaaaaagaaatcttcTCGGAGCTCTCGAAGAAGTAATTGTCAGTTAACTTTTGCTGAAAGAAAATAGAAATTGAATTATTGAATTCTagattgaataataaaaaaaaataaaaactctaataactaattaaaaaaaaaaaagatttttggCGTCAACCTGATTCTTGGTGGAGAAAATTGAGGCGGTGGAGGAGCAGTCAAAATCATCAAGCAATTGCTCCATTCTCTTCATCATGGCATCGATTTCTTCAGGGTTTGCAAATGATTCTATCACGAGATAACCTGTTTAAAAGGGGAAAAAAATATGTTCAAAAAAAAGCAGCGTTTTCTGCATTATATGGAAGCATAACTTGTGAATGGTTAGTTACCTTGCGAGTTGAATGACTGGAGCTGGTTGGAAGTGAGATTTCCGGTGATCCCCATTGCTGTAGCTATTTCCGTCCGTTTTTCGGAGTCAAAGATAAGAGGTTATGTTAATAGGCTATTCTAATCAGTCGGTGTGAAGTGTGATGCCCTCTCACTCTGTCGTTTCACCTTGAAAAGTCGGAGCTCGTTCTCTGAGGCTCTAACACTTTCACACCCGTTTGGATCAAATCACGTACTCAACATATCCAAGTATTTATTGAGagtgaattttaatttatttatatttgatatgatataatttaaaatataaaatttaatttaaattaaaatttatttatttattattttaaaaatattttaataatatataaatattacttTCATTATATAAAATTAGGATATAGTTTTTTTATTTGCAAAAGAttcttaatataatatttttaaaatattagttataCATAAATTATATTTAGTATAATTTATTTCCAAGAGAAAAACGTaaaagaaagagaggaagaaaGGGAGGATAATATAGATAAAAAGTAAATACTACGTATAgtacttaattttattaatatttttataaaaattattaaattttaattttttttataaaatttattaaattttaatttaatttcatcaaaattattataattaaaaattaaaatttttatattatttattaacttattaattattttataaataaaattaatttattttattaattttttaaaaaaaatatataattcataaaatGCATCACATCGTCAGATCTCttctttttttgtgatttttcTTCATCAATGatcattaattaaataattttatttataaaataattaataaattaacttaaaaatttttaattttaaatcacattaatttttatgaaattaaattaaatttaataaattttataaaaaaattaaaatttaataatttttatgaaaacatCTACTCTATATAAAGGATAAAAAAGAGTGTGTGTGGATGAAAACGATATATGCATTATAGTTTAAAGAATGTTATTGctcaattttataaaattcttaaaattgaatttttttttttaactaaaaatgtaaattttaatttaatttcacaaaattatatattcacataggTCCAACAATCTCATTTTCCTTCAATTTTTTCTCCTTCTCGTCTACACAGGATACGACCACCGCACAAACAATTATTTTCAGAGAAGAATGAAATAAAAAGATCATATATATAGACAAGGAAAGCAAGAAAAATGAcctttctcaaaaaaaaaaaaatggtataccCGTACTGAAGAAATTTACACAAATTTCCTGTTCCTAGGGTCCTAAAAATGGATCAAACCCCAACTAATTTACAAGCACAACCAAACCAGGGTAGGAAAGAATCAAAATGTATCATCTTACAGCTTGTTAGATACAGCAGCTGCAGCAGCATGTATTAAAACAATGCTCAGTTAATGCCCGGGTAATACCTGCAATGAAAGAATGTTGTTTATATGTTCTTCGGCATCATGTACAAAAAGTTGCAGTTCCCCCTATATCCAATCCCATAAATAATCAGATGATTGCAATCTCCACTAAATCTTTGAAGCTCCCAAAATTGAAGGGCATGCCCTCTGACTGTAGGGAAAGGGGGAAAAAAATGAAAGAATCGCAACACACAAAAATGGGGGTCAGCAGCAAGATCTGCTCATAAAAATAAAGGTAGAAGAATCAACCGTTAAAATCTCTCCGAGCAGATCACGTAGTTAATGATCTTGAATCAGTCTTGTTCATTCGGCACATGCAATCTgggcatggaaatgaatatatgGAATCATTTGGCCTCTTGAGTTCAAATCCTTTGGAATCACTGTGAGAGCGCATATTCAGCATATGTCGCTTGAAGCTCTTCCATCtaacaataaaggaaaagatgaACATGTGTTGGCCCCATATTGTTTTTTGGTCTTAAATGATGAGCATTTTTGAAAAAGCATGCTTGTCCACTCCCTAATCCTTCCATAGGACACTTATATATTTTAAGTAATTTGGCAGCCAATTAAAAACGTGAAACACAGAATTCATTCATGTCATGTGTACTTGATTAACAGAATACAGTAATAATCAGCATAACATTTTACAGATTACAgaataaaaatgaaaagaagaaagTAAAGCAACAGTCCAGAAATTTAGTGCCACTAGATGTCTGAACAGTTGCCAACATTAAGAAAATCTTCTCTAGTTCCCGATATACTTTGTGTTCAATAAATGTAATGTCAGTACTGTTGCTTTCCAGCCAATTTCAACTCATAACAGAGATCATGAGACCCTCCTTACTAAGGAGcttaaagtttaattaattttacctTTAAGCCAATCATTATGGTTCCACACTTATGAAAGCTTGGTCAGTTGAGAGGAAAATTTGAAGTAAAGGGATAAATGCATACCCAATATTTGGATTATCAAAGAGCAAAGCTAATTTTCGCTTGTCTGGCCGGATTGTCTTGGAATGTCCACCATACAAAAATCTCCTATGGCCCATCAGAAAATGAGGGAAGTTCCCACCCTGAGTTGTCACAAATACCTCACTGTGAAGACAAACAGTGTAGTCTATCGCAGCCATCCTGGAAGAATAGTTCTGCAAGCAGTCACTCAAGTCAAATCAATGGGCACTGAATCAGACCTCAAAGATAGAAGAAGCAAATCACAAACCATTCACACCTTAAATGGAGCAAGCTCATCCTCTGATGCCAGCATTTCTTTAGTTAGCAAATTTGGAAACATTTCCAACAGTGGAGCCATATATTTTTTGGCATTGTATATCTTTCCAGATGCTAAATATATATATGTGTTTTTATCAAAACCCATTCCCCTGAGCATCAAGCCTACCTgataaggaaaaaaataaaacaaaatagaaTAGAAAACCTCTTAATATGAATTATACCACTACAATCCATATACATACTGGGGCAGAGGTATAGGAGACTAAAATTACCAAAAGTATTCATTGTCCACAAACAACTCATCAACTTTAACAGCTGTTACAACAACAGCAATTCATTTAGTGGCTGAGATG
The Hevea brasiliensis isolate MT/VB/25A 57/8 chromosome 15, ASM3005281v1, whole genome shotgun sequence genome window above contains:
- the LOC110663207 gene encoding phytanoyl-CoA dioxygenase is translated as MGITGNLTSNQLQSFNSQGYLVIESFANPEEIDAMMKRMEQLLDDFDCSSTASIFSTKNQQKLTDNYFFESSEKISFFFEEKAFGEDGNLQQPKELSINKVGHALHEHDPVFKNFSSSEKFSSMLLSLGYKRPVVIQSMYIFKQPGIGGEVVPHQDNSFLYTEPTTCTGLWLALEDATIQNGCLWAIPGSHKNGLVRRFLRGEQGVYFDRPFPSYDQKDFVPIEVKAGSLVIIHGDLIHQSFENQSPKSRHAYSLHVVDTDGCKWAQDNWIRRKVEPEPLYAS